In Mytilus edulis chromosome 6, xbMytEdul2.2, whole genome shotgun sequence, the following proteins share a genomic window:
- the LOC139527583 gene encoding fibrinolytic enzyme, isozyme C-like: protein MRSLQIAIFLTVILPDMIVVGIVGGKDAKIEDFPYVAQIQQREKQKDPWTNFCTAVILSEDWIITSALCLQAPMINRRVLAGFVDISDPNKQIRTIKHVKRHPHFDRKFKIDKDDAVFENDIAVLELDTPFTFGPTCNKLPYSTSKDVVDKNRCRISGWGGIDINQTDAEILQYTDISVLTLDECDQLTEAPLVNSQICAIDKNLEKQACYGDGGGPLTCLAGKTRVLCGLFSWLYTFCDGDNPFAYTNVTHYASWIKRETGIEGFP from the exons ATGAGAAGTCTCCAGATAGCAATCTTCCTTACAG TTATATTGCCCGACATG ATAGTCGTCGGTATAGTTGGTGGAAAAGATGCAAAGATAGAAGATTTTCCCTACGTTGCACAAATTCAACAACGCGAGAAACAAAAGGATCCATGGACAAATTTTTGTACAGCAGTAATACTGTCTGAAGATTGGATAATAACTTCTGCACTTTGTCTACAAGCACC AATGATTAACAGGCGGGTTCTGGCTGGTTTTGTGGATATATCAGacccaaacaaacaaataagAACAATCAAACACGTGAAGAGG CATCCACATTTTGATAGAAAATTCAAGATCGACAAAGATGATGCCGTATTTGAGAATGATATTGCTGTTCTTGAACTAGATACTCCATTCACGTTTGGACCCACTTGTAATAAACTACCTTACTCAACAAGTAAAGATGTTGTTGATAAAAACAGATGTAGAATATCCGGATGGGGCGGGATTGACATTAATC AAACGGACGCAGAGATTCTGCAGTATACAGACATATCCGTTTTAACGCTTGATGAATGTGATCAACTAACAGAGGCCCCTTTGGTCAATTCTCAAATATGCGCTATTGACAAAAATCTGGAAAAACAAGCTTGTTAT GGTGACGGTGGTGGACCTTTGACCTGTCTTGCAGGGAAAACTCGTGTTCTATGTGGTCTTTTCTCGTGGTTATATACATTTTGCGATGGAGACAATCCGTTCGCTTATACAAATGTTACTCATTACGCTTCCTGGATTAAGCGGGAAACTGGAATAGAAGGATTCCCGTGA